Proteins co-encoded in one Octopus sinensis linkage group LG6, ASM634580v1, whole genome shotgun sequence genomic window:
- the LOC118763775 gene encoding zinc finger protein 239-like, which translates to MSLKRNLTTGEKPYHRDICGKSFLNGSHLIRHKHIDTSEKPYRCDICNKSFSNDKHIARHKCIHTGEKPHQCDICGKSFSQSGDLIIHKRSHTGEKPYHCNICGKSFCHGKALNIHKHIHTGEKLYHCDMSLNIQINVTKLNLRGTFNK; encoded by the exons ATGTCTCTAAAAAGAAACCTAactactggagagaagccatatcaccgtgatatctgtggtaaatcatttttgaATGGAAGTCACTTAAttagacacaaacacattgatacaagtgagaaaccatatcgttgtgatatttgCAATAAATCATTTTCTAATGACAAGCATATAGCTagacacaaatgcattcatactggagagaagccacatcaatgtgatatctgtggtaaatcattctcacagagTGGTGACTTGATTATTCACAAACgcagtcatacaggagagaaaccatatcactgcaatatctgtggtaaatcattctgccATGGAAAAGCCttaaatattcacaaacacattcatactggagagaaactatATCATTGTGAC ATGAGCCTGAATATTCAGATTAATGTAACTAAACTGAatctacgagggacgttcaataagtaa